In Candidatus Zixiibacteriota bacterium, the sequence AAAACAAGATCTGCTTTGCCCGGACAGTCCAGATAAACTACGAAGATAAAGTGGTCGAGCTTAAGGATAAGCTGGGCTCTTACCCGGTTGATAATGTTTTTCCCCTGAGCCTGGATTCTTATATGAGTTATACTCTTTCCTCTCAATATCAGGAGGGCTGGCGAAAGAACATAAACCTTTCCTTAATCCAGACCGAGCAGGGAAAGCGCAAGAGCTTTTTCCAGTTTGATATCCCGGTTAAATTTCCATCCATAGTATCCAAATTTATAGGCGAGGGAGGTCCCAGTCTAAAGATCACCGGAAACCGGAAGATCTCCTTTTCTGGAAGGAGTAACTGGAAAGAGGGGCTGGTTAGCACTGCAACTTACAAGCCGTCCAAGTGGCCCTCTTTGAATATGGAGCAGAAATACAGTTTCAAGATCAATGGAAATGTCGGAAGCAAAATCTCCGTGGACGTAGACCAGAACAGCGAGACCACAACTGATCTGGCGAACCGGATTCACTTACGGTATGCGGGAGAGGAAGACGAGGTCCTGCAGAGCATAGAATTGGGGAATACCAACCTGACAGTGGGTAGCAGTCTGGTCGGGTACAGCCAGGCACTCCGCGGTCTTTTCGGGATTAAAGCCACAGCCAGAGTCGGCAGACTGGGCCTGACCATGATAACCAGCCAGGAGAAATCCTCCACCCAAAGAACCACCTTTAAAGCCGGCGCAGAGAGCGCAGCAAGCTATATCCGGGATTATGACTATGTGAAAAGAAGATTTTACTATTTGGGAAGAAGTACTGCGTTAGGTCACCAAGTCAACGATTATCAACCAGGTGACAGCTTGATACAATTTGAGCTCTACAAGAACGTCTACCCTTCGGATTCACTTTACAGTACGTCAGCTCACGGCCTTGCCTGTGTCGACCCAAGAGATATAAGCCAAGATCCGAGCCAATCTGAATACAGGGTGTTTAAACATATCGATCCACAAGATTATTATGTTTATCGCAATATGACAAGGGATACTACCCACAATACTGTCACTTTACCTTTTGTAGAGTTACCCTATTCCTTGGGGGAAAATGACGTATTAGCGTACTATGCCAAGATATTACGACGGGCAAGCGTACCTCCAGAGACAATAACCGTAGGTAGTCTGAAATACTCTATTCCCCTTAATAAAGATAGCCTATTGATCTCAGATACAACCTTTTTGCTTAAACTTGTGAAGCCATATGACTCTCGGTCAGATCAAGTAACCTGGGAATATGAGTGGAGGAACGTTTACTCGCTGGGCTCAAGGAATATCGAAAAGGATGGGCTGAAGATAAATATCTATAAAGGAGTCAGCCGGCCAGAATCAGAGTACACCAATAACACTGATCCGGACCAGCAAAATGGGGTAAGATATATTCAGATATTGGGACTGGATAAAATCGACCAATACGGAGCCAGCAACCCGGATGGGGTTGTAGATTTAGACAGGATAGATTTTAACAAGGGCCTGCTTTTCTTCCCGGACCGGCACCCCTTTAAAGTTGATTCTTTAAGCGAAAAAATACCTGACATATATACTGCCACAGAAAACGATCAATTCGCCCAGAATTTAGTGGGAAAGACAACATACTATATCTACGTTGAGACCAAAAGTCGCAAGACCGAGTTTGCCTTAGGTCATTCTCCGATAATCGAAGGCTCGGAAGTAGTGACTCTGAATGGTAAGAATTTAGCCAAAGGCAAGGATTATAATATCGATTACGATAACGGGCAGATCAGTTTTCTATCTCAGGAGGCTACAAACGCAACCGCAGAGCTAAAAATTGATTATGAATATGCCCCGTTTCTTATGGCAGAGAAGAAATCACTTTACGGACTCCAGGCGAATTATCAGGCCGCTAGCGGTTTAACAATCAACAGCGTGGCGCTTTACAAAAGCGAGAAATCCACCGATGATAGACCCAGAGTTGGCGAGGAGCAGAAAAAAAATTTCGTCTGGGGGACAGACGTTTCCTTCTCCTTGGCCCCCTCGATTATGACTAAGTTGGCAGATGCTCTTCCCCTTTTCGGGACGGAAGAGCCCTCCAAGGTTGATATTAGCCTGAAGGTGGCTCAGAGTATACCCAATCCTAATCTGATAAACAAAGCCTACATTGACGATTTCGAAAGCTCTTTAGAATATACAGACCTGGGTATACGCCGGGGGACCTGGTCCCTATCCAGTATGCCCCAGGGTAATTGGCAGAGAGCAAGGATGATCTGGTATAACCCTTATGACCGGGTGCAGATACAAGATATCTGGCCTAACCGTCAGGTTCAGGCAAGGGAAGCCTGGACGGATATGCTAAATTTAGAGCTTTATCCCAAGCATCCGCATGCGCCGAAAGACACCGTCGCCGTTGATATTGATAGCCTTAACATTCACATTAAGCCCGTCTTCTATGCTGATTCTTCTTATAAGTCCTGTAACGGGGTTATGAGAGCATTTGCTCCGGGTAGCTGGGACCAGACCAGGACCAAGTTCCTGGAGGTCTGGGTAAAAGGAGATGACAGCACCACATTATACATCGACTTAGGAGAAATAAGCGAAGACATAAACGGTGATAAGGTACCACAAACTGAGGATAAACCCTCCAACGGTCAAAGGGGAAACGGAATCTTAGAAGATGATGAAGATACCGGCCTGGATGGGGTATTTGAAAATTCCTCAAATGTTGATTGGAATGGAGATGACTGGGATTATGATCCAGAGAAGGACAAAAACAATTATAGCCACATCAACGGAACTGAAAGGAATGCCAATGATCCGGACAGAGGCAGAAGGCCTGATGCTGAAGATATCAATGGGAATAACGAGTTAGACAAAGACAATAACTATTTCGAATTCCCGATAAACTTAAAGGACGCTTCTCTCTGGGTGCCCGGCACCTATCATAACGGCTGGAGGCTTTACCGCATTCCTCTGGAAAATACACAGAACCGAATCAGCGTGGGAACTCCTGATTTCTCCAGCATAAAATTTGCCCGGGTCTGGTTTTCCTCCTCTGATACCACTGGCAGA encodes:
- the sprA gene encoding cell surface protein SprA, which gives rise to MVRKSEVPLFAAKGVKSFLKLAVLFLLLPALGAAQGLKLDLDAKNSSCSYHKPGTPDVGLSLAFKELPLLKNKICFARTVQINYEDKVVELKDKLGSYPVDNVFPLSLDSYMSYTLSSQYQEGWRKNINLSLIQTEQGKRKSFFQFDIPVKFPSIVSKFIGEGGPSLKITGNRKISFSGRSNWKEGLVSTATYKPSKWPSLNMEQKYSFKINGNVGSKISVDVDQNSETTTDLANRIHLRYAGEEDEVLQSIELGNTNLTVGSSLVGYSQALRGLFGIKATARVGRLGLTMITSQEKSSTQRTTFKAGAESAASYIRDYDYVKRRFYYLGRSTALGHQVNDYQPGDSLIQFELYKNVYPSDSLYSTSAHGLACVDPRDISQDPSQSEYRVFKHIDPQDYYVYRNMTRDTTHNTVTLPFVELPYSLGENDVLAYYAKILRRASVPPETITVGSLKYSIPLNKDSLLISDTTFLLKLVKPYDSRSDQVTWEYEWRNVYSLGSRNIEKDGLKINIYKGVSRPESEYTNNTDPDQQNGVRYIQILGLDKIDQYGASNPDGVVDLDRIDFNKGLLFFPDRHPFKVDSLSEKIPDIYTATENDQFAQNLVGKTTYYIYVETKSRKTEFALGHSPIIEGSEVVTLNGKNLAKGKDYNIDYDNGQISFLSQEATNATAELKIDYEYAPFLMAEKKSLYGLQANYQAASGLTINSVALYKSEKSTDDRPRVGEEQKKNFVWGTDVSFSLAPSIMTKLADALPLFGTEEPSKVDISLKVAQSIPNPNLINKAYIDDFESSLEYTDLGIRRGTWSLSSMPQGNWQRARMIWYNPYDRVQIQDIWPNRQVQAREAWTDMLNLELYPKHPHAPKDTVAVDIDSLNIHIKPVFYADSSYKSCNGVMRAFAPGSWDQTRTKFLEVWVKGDDSTTLYIDLGEISEDINGDKVPQTEDKPSNGQRGNGILEDDEDTGLDGVFENSSNVDWNGDDWDYDPEKDKNNYSHINGTERNANDPDRGRRPDAEDINGNNELDKDNNYFEFPINLKDASLWVPGTYHNGWRLYRIPLENTQNRISVGTPDFSSIKFARVWFSSSDTTGRAVSVQIASIQLVTNRWRSLGVKSINDSTFAPVDSTRESFEVFVINTFDNNNYNPPPGIAGILDRSTNIREKEQSLVLKYQDLKPGHYGLAYRILYRAENYTNYQGLKMFVYGPTDNSGVKFFYRMGTDSLNFYEYHCNLYPGWDSRNEVNMDFSQMTALKNYMLVSASKDSTAARDTTAGNYRVRGNPTLSSVIWFSSGVYNDTLKKDSTEISGEVWIDELRVTDVRKVPGWYYSGSISTKFADLFSLGITFSRRDAEFRSLTENKGLGVVSSGLGISLTTSLEKFLPPSWGLNLPFSFNLTKSLDLPRLKPGSDIVLPAGLRSLDRTESTSKSFSFFPSFNRETNNWLLKLTLKRLKLNQSIYYTRTDFRSSVTPVSNSQGYGFGLQYDMTPRKNLTFSPFKGLKSVFLLKKLSSETISPLPTNLMFSSSVRSTKSFSQSSAGNITSQYARGFNGTISASMAPLKTVSLGYTFETSRDIRDDKNLKFSFLPKQAKLGIEISRSQSFSATYRPKWIGILDQSFSFNSSYKENGDPVQLHGTKSVGNQSGKSASFTFYWQRIFGILKPKAEAKKGLSPLNWVRSFVGNLGQNLAALSINYRITKTSTKSGLLERPSLSYQFGFTDKADVPFSTDPQTARSDGLSTQKNLDVGSALRVSSNINISSLRYSKVDNIVSSSGTPVRNVSTTFPDMVLTWSNLEKIKILKRFASSVDYSFNYRRKVDTAEDGLTGKLNKRDITKSLTPLSLKVTFNNRIQTNWSWDRVVAESQALSGVSGGGGKTISTSDAYGVNAAYSFSAPKGMKLPFLKKIKFQSNLNLGLGISIKRNQTKSSVGQQGFNISADSKEFSLTPSAGYSFSSQVTGGLSGRWLDTTNKISGEKSHTRELSIWAQVTF